From Oncorhynchus keta strain PuntledgeMale-10-30-2019 chromosome 25, Oket_V2, whole genome shotgun sequence, one genomic window encodes:
- the LOC118358042 gene encoding disabled homolog 2-interacting protein-like isoform X1, producing the protein MELDNAAELGSYNELPPERVGRRRSMPGSALDKCPSIEPSTSTPFKVTGFLSRRLKGSIKRTKSQPKLDRNSSFRNILPGFKTADNDRSHLMPRLKESRSHESLFSPSSAVEALDLSMEDEVLIKPVHSSILGQDYCFEVTTSTGTKCFSCRSSAERDKWMENLRRAVNPNKDNSRRVENLLKLWIIEAKDLPAKKRYFCELCLDDTLYARTTCKLKTDNVFWGEHFEFNNLPAIKSVTVHLYKETDKKKKKDKNSYVGLVIIPTGAVTGRQFVEKWYSVSTPNPSKGKTPGPMIRLKSRYQSMSILPMESYKEFAEYITNNYMLMCSIMEPGLSVKNKEEMASALVHILQSTGKAKDFLTDLMMSEVDRCGENEHLIFRENTLATKAIEEYLKLVGQKYLQDALGEFIKALYESDENCEVDPGKCSSGDLPEHQSNLKMCCELAFCKIIDSYRVFPRELKEVFASWRQECSSRGRPDISERLISASLFLRFLCPAVMSPSLFNLMQEYPDDRTARTLTLIAKVTQNLANFTKFGNKEEYMSFMNHFLEHEWTNMQRFLLEISNPETISNTAGFEGYIDLGRELSTLHSLLAEAVSQLDQSTASKLGPLARILRDVNSALTNPSGVQVSTPTERMGSPPLPLPLAGCSLSTGLPIHKMVMDSELSGLVDFTRLPSPTPENKDLFFVTRNSGIQQSPARSSSYSEANEAEVQLPNGSKSLSMVDLQDSRSPESTPVPRPASPSDMLLNECQSPVAPGPGGWAARTPQGIIPGPTLRRMVQTPTNPSTESSTLGPGRPSQLLAPLSFQNPVYQMATGMTMSPRGPLADSGSEGHSSHSSQGNNTEDAPKHQGVFLTQGVAVGGGGGSSSEEFARRSGEFTTRRQLSLMEPRQNSSGPQRRVDQPPPPVTRGRTPPHMLQTAYPGPRPSSGSMMSSSPDWGPSGGTRLRQQSSSSKGDSPETKQHTLHKAPSPVNPNALDRTAAWLLNMNVQYLDHEGVDPDTKHREDLRSKEELTQTEKYQQEIAILQDKLRLSAKKLEEYECHLKGQDEQTQTMLLEYQARLEDTEERLRRQQDDKELQMKSIITRLMSVEEELKKDHSDMQSIVDSKQKIIEAQEKRIASLDSANTRLMSALTQLKERYSMQTRNGISPTNPSKLQITENGEFRNSSNC; encoded by the exons aTCCCATCTAATGCCTAGGCTGAAGGAATCACGGTCTCATGAGTCGTTGTTCAGCCCCAGCAGTGCAGTAGAAGCTTTGGATCTCAGCATGGAGGACGAGGTGTTGATCAAACCGGTGCACAGCAGCATCCTGGGCCAGGACTACTGCTTCGAG GTAACCACTTCCACTGGAACAAAATGCTTTTCGTGTCGGTCATCCGCCGAGAGGGACAAATGGATGGAGAACTTAAGGAGAGCTGTAAATCCAAACAAG GACAACAGTCGGCGTGTGGAGAACCTGCTGAAATTGTGGATTATTGAGGCCAAGGACCTTCCAGCCAAGAAAAGGTACTTCTGTGAGTTGTGTCTGGACGACACGCTTTACGCACGGACTACCTGCAAACTCAAGACAGACAATGTGTTCTGGGGAGAGCACTTTGAGTTCAACAACTTACCCGCCATCAAAAGTGTCACCGTCCACCTGTACAAGGAGACTGATAAAAAGAAAAAGAAGGACAAGAACAGCTATGTGGGCCTGGTCATCATTCCCACCGGCGCCGTCACGGGACGCCAGTTCGTGGAGAAGTGGTACTCTGTGAGCACGCCCAACCCGAGCAAAGGGAAAACTCCCGGACCTATGATTCGGCTCAAGTCGCGGTACCAGAGCATGAGCATCCTGCCTATGGAGTCCTATAAGGAGTTTGCGGAGTACATTACCAATAACTACATGCTGATGTGCTCCATCATGGAGCCTGGCCTCAGTGTGAAGAACAAGGAGGAGATGGCCAGTGCCCTGGTGCACATCCTACAGAGCACCGGCAAGGCTAAG gacttcctgacggacctgATGATGTCAGAAGTGGATCGCTGCGGGGAGAACGAACACCTGATCTTCAGGGAGAACACGCTGGCCACCAAAGCCATCGAGGAGTACCTCAAACTGGTGGGGCAGAAGTACCTGCAGGACGCACTAG gCGAGTTCATCAAAGCCCTGTACGAATCAGATGAGAACTGTGAGGTGGACCCGGGTAAGTGTTCCTCGGGAGACCTCCCTGAGCACCAGAGCAACCTGAAGATGTGCTGTGAGCTGGCCTTCTGCAAGATCATCGACTCCTACCG TGTTTTTCCACGGGAGCTGAAAGAGGTGTTTGCCTCGTGGAGGCAGGAGTGCAGCAGTCGGGGCCGGCCGGACATCAGCGAGCGGCTTATCAGCGCCTCCCTGTTCCTGCGCTTCCTGTGTCCGGCCGTCATGTCCCCGTCGCTTTTCAACCTGATGCAGGAGTACCCAGACGACCGCACCGCGCGAACCCTCACCCTCATCGCCAAGGTCACACAGAACCTCGCCAACTTCACCAA GTTTGGTAACAAGGAGGAGTACATGTCCTTTATGAACCACTTCCTGGAGCACGAGTGGACCAACATGCAGCGCTTCCTGCTGGAGATCTCCAACCCAGAGACCATCTCTAACACGGCAGGGTTCGAGGGTTACATCGACCTGGGCCGCGAGCTCTCCACCCTGCACTCCCTGCTGGCCGAGGCAGTCTCTCAGCTGGACCAG AGCACAGCCTCTAAGCTGGGTCCACTGGCACGTATCCTGCGGGACGTGAACTCAGCACTGACCAATCCGTCTGGGGTCCAGGTGTCTACCCCCACAGAGCGTATGGGctcccccccccttcccctccccctggCAGGCTGCAGCCTCTCCACCGGCCTGCCTATCCACAAGATGGTCATGGACAGCGAGCTTTCTGG GTTGGTTGATTTTACGAGGCTACCGTCGCCAACCCCAGAGAACAAGGACCTATTCTTTGTGACGAGGAACTCTGGCATCCAGCAGTCTCCAGCCAGAAGCTCCAGCTACTCGGAGGCCAACGAGGCTGAGGTGCAGCTCCCCAACGGCAGCAAGAGTCTATCAATGGTGGACCTGCAAGATAGCCGCAGCCCGGAGAGTACCCCTGTCCCCCGCCCTGCCTCCCCCAGCGACATGCTCCTCAATGAATGCCAGTCCCCCGTCGCCCCTGGGCCGGGGGGCTGGGCCGCCCGCACCCCTCAGGGCATTATCCCCGGACCCACCCTCAGGAGAATGGTTCAGACCCCCACCAACCCTAGCACAGAGAGCAGCACCCTAGGTCCAGGGAGGCCCTCCCAGCTCCTGGCCCCGCTTTCATTCCAGAACCCCGTTTACCAGATGGCCACGGGCATGACCATGTCCCCGCGGGGTCCCCTGGCCGATTCAGGCTCCGAGGGCCACAGCTCTCACAGCTCTCAgggcaacaacacagaggatgccCCCAAGCACCAGGGCGTATTCCTCACCCAGGGGGTTGCAGTCGGGGGCGGGGGAGGCAGCAGCAGTGAGGAGTTTGCGCGGCGCTCAGGGGAGTTCACGACCCGCCGCCAGCTGTCCCTCATGGAACCGAGGCAGAACAGCTCCGGTCCCCAGCGCAGGGTAGACCAGCCCCCTCCGCCCGTCACCAGGGGCAGGACGCCGCCACACATGCTCCAGACGGCCTACCCTGGGCCGCGGCCCTCCAGCGGCAGCATGATGTCATCATCTCCCGACTGGGGGCCCAGTGGCGGCACCCGGTTGAGACAGCAGTCGTCCTCATCCAAAGGGGACAGTCCTGAGACCAAGCAGCACACCTTGCATAAA GCCCCCTCCCCTGTGAACCCCAATGCTCTGGACCGCACTGCTGCCTGGCTGTTGAATATGAATGTGCAGTATTTAGACCACGAGGGAGTTGACCCAGATACCAAGCACAGGGAAGACCTTCGAAGCAAAGAGGAGCTCACTCAAACCGAAAAG TACCAGCAGGAGATCGCCATCCTGCAGGACAAGCTGCGTCTGTCAGCCAAGAAGCTGGAGGAGTATGAGTGTCACCTGAAGGGCCAGGACGAGCAGACCCAGACGATGCTGCTGGAGTACCAGGCCCGCCTGGAGGACACAGAGGAGCGCCTGCGCCGGCAGCAGGACGACAAGGAGCTCCAGATGAAGAGCATCATCACCAG GCTGATGTCTGTTGAGGAGGAACTGAAGAAAGATCATTCGGATATGCAATCGATAGTGGACTCAAAACAGAAGATCATTGAAGCCCAG GAGAAACGCATCGCCTCTCTGGACTCGGCCAACACCCGCCTGATGAGCGCTCTGACCCAGCTGAAGGAGCGCTACAGCATGCAGACGCGCAACGGCATCTCCCCCACCAACCCCAGCAAACTCCAGATCACTGAGAACGGAGAGTTCAGGAACAGCAGCAACTGCTAG
- the LOC118358042 gene encoding disabled homolog 2-interacting protein-like isoform X2, protein MPRLKESRSHESLFSPSSAVEALDLSMEDEVLIKPVHSSILGQDYCFEVTTSTGTKCFSCRSSAERDKWMENLRRAVNPNKDNSRRVENLLKLWIIEAKDLPAKKRYFCELCLDDTLYARTTCKLKTDNVFWGEHFEFNNLPAIKSVTVHLYKETDKKKKKDKNSYVGLVIIPTGAVTGRQFVEKWYSVSTPNPSKGKTPGPMIRLKSRYQSMSILPMESYKEFAEYITNNYMLMCSIMEPGLSVKNKEEMASALVHILQSTGKAKDFLTDLMMSEVDRCGENEHLIFRENTLATKAIEEYLKLVGQKYLQDALGEFIKALYESDENCEVDPGKCSSGDLPEHQSNLKMCCELAFCKIIDSYRVFPRELKEVFASWRQECSSRGRPDISERLISASLFLRFLCPAVMSPSLFNLMQEYPDDRTARTLTLIAKVTQNLANFTKFGNKEEYMSFMNHFLEHEWTNMQRFLLEISNPETISNTAGFEGYIDLGRELSTLHSLLAEAVSQLDQSTASKLGPLARILRDVNSALTNPSGVQVSTPTERMGSPPLPLPLAGCSLSTGLPIHKMVMDSELSGLVDFTRLPSPTPENKDLFFVTRNSGIQQSPARSSSYSEANEAEVQLPNGSKSLSMVDLQDSRSPESTPVPRPASPSDMLLNECQSPVAPGPGGWAARTPQGIIPGPTLRRMVQTPTNPSTESSTLGPGRPSQLLAPLSFQNPVYQMATGMTMSPRGPLADSGSEGHSSHSSQGNNTEDAPKHQGVFLTQGVAVGGGGGSSSEEFARRSGEFTTRRQLSLMEPRQNSSGPQRRVDQPPPPVTRGRTPPHMLQTAYPGPRPSSGSMMSSSPDWGPSGGTRLRQQSSSSKGDSPETKQHTLHKAPSPVNPNALDRTAAWLLNMNVQYLDHEGVDPDTKHREDLRSKEELTQTEKYQQEIAILQDKLRLSAKKLEEYECHLKGQDEQTQTMLLEYQARLEDTEERLRRQQDDKELQMKSIITRLMSVEEELKKDHSDMQSIVDSKQKIIEAQEKRIASLDSANTRLMSALTQLKERYSMQTRNGISPTNPSKLQITENGEFRNSSNC, encoded by the exons ATGCCTAGGCTGAAGGAATCACGGTCTCATGAGTCGTTGTTCAGCCCCAGCAGTGCAGTAGAAGCTTTGGATCTCAGCATGGAGGACGAGGTGTTGATCAAACCGGTGCACAGCAGCATCCTGGGCCAGGACTACTGCTTCGAG GTAACCACTTCCACTGGAACAAAATGCTTTTCGTGTCGGTCATCCGCCGAGAGGGACAAATGGATGGAGAACTTAAGGAGAGCTGTAAATCCAAACAAG GACAACAGTCGGCGTGTGGAGAACCTGCTGAAATTGTGGATTATTGAGGCCAAGGACCTTCCAGCCAAGAAAAGGTACTTCTGTGAGTTGTGTCTGGACGACACGCTTTACGCACGGACTACCTGCAAACTCAAGACAGACAATGTGTTCTGGGGAGAGCACTTTGAGTTCAACAACTTACCCGCCATCAAAAGTGTCACCGTCCACCTGTACAAGGAGACTGATAAAAAGAAAAAGAAGGACAAGAACAGCTATGTGGGCCTGGTCATCATTCCCACCGGCGCCGTCACGGGACGCCAGTTCGTGGAGAAGTGGTACTCTGTGAGCACGCCCAACCCGAGCAAAGGGAAAACTCCCGGACCTATGATTCGGCTCAAGTCGCGGTACCAGAGCATGAGCATCCTGCCTATGGAGTCCTATAAGGAGTTTGCGGAGTACATTACCAATAACTACATGCTGATGTGCTCCATCATGGAGCCTGGCCTCAGTGTGAAGAACAAGGAGGAGATGGCCAGTGCCCTGGTGCACATCCTACAGAGCACCGGCAAGGCTAAG gacttcctgacggacctgATGATGTCAGAAGTGGATCGCTGCGGGGAGAACGAACACCTGATCTTCAGGGAGAACACGCTGGCCACCAAAGCCATCGAGGAGTACCTCAAACTGGTGGGGCAGAAGTACCTGCAGGACGCACTAG gCGAGTTCATCAAAGCCCTGTACGAATCAGATGAGAACTGTGAGGTGGACCCGGGTAAGTGTTCCTCGGGAGACCTCCCTGAGCACCAGAGCAACCTGAAGATGTGCTGTGAGCTGGCCTTCTGCAAGATCATCGACTCCTACCG TGTTTTTCCACGGGAGCTGAAAGAGGTGTTTGCCTCGTGGAGGCAGGAGTGCAGCAGTCGGGGCCGGCCGGACATCAGCGAGCGGCTTATCAGCGCCTCCCTGTTCCTGCGCTTCCTGTGTCCGGCCGTCATGTCCCCGTCGCTTTTCAACCTGATGCAGGAGTACCCAGACGACCGCACCGCGCGAACCCTCACCCTCATCGCCAAGGTCACACAGAACCTCGCCAACTTCACCAA GTTTGGTAACAAGGAGGAGTACATGTCCTTTATGAACCACTTCCTGGAGCACGAGTGGACCAACATGCAGCGCTTCCTGCTGGAGATCTCCAACCCAGAGACCATCTCTAACACGGCAGGGTTCGAGGGTTACATCGACCTGGGCCGCGAGCTCTCCACCCTGCACTCCCTGCTGGCCGAGGCAGTCTCTCAGCTGGACCAG AGCACAGCCTCTAAGCTGGGTCCACTGGCACGTATCCTGCGGGACGTGAACTCAGCACTGACCAATCCGTCTGGGGTCCAGGTGTCTACCCCCACAGAGCGTATGGGctcccccccccttcccctccccctggCAGGCTGCAGCCTCTCCACCGGCCTGCCTATCCACAAGATGGTCATGGACAGCGAGCTTTCTGG GTTGGTTGATTTTACGAGGCTACCGTCGCCAACCCCAGAGAACAAGGACCTATTCTTTGTGACGAGGAACTCTGGCATCCAGCAGTCTCCAGCCAGAAGCTCCAGCTACTCGGAGGCCAACGAGGCTGAGGTGCAGCTCCCCAACGGCAGCAAGAGTCTATCAATGGTGGACCTGCAAGATAGCCGCAGCCCGGAGAGTACCCCTGTCCCCCGCCCTGCCTCCCCCAGCGACATGCTCCTCAATGAATGCCAGTCCCCCGTCGCCCCTGGGCCGGGGGGCTGGGCCGCCCGCACCCCTCAGGGCATTATCCCCGGACCCACCCTCAGGAGAATGGTTCAGACCCCCACCAACCCTAGCACAGAGAGCAGCACCCTAGGTCCAGGGAGGCCCTCCCAGCTCCTGGCCCCGCTTTCATTCCAGAACCCCGTTTACCAGATGGCCACGGGCATGACCATGTCCCCGCGGGGTCCCCTGGCCGATTCAGGCTCCGAGGGCCACAGCTCTCACAGCTCTCAgggcaacaacacagaggatgccCCCAAGCACCAGGGCGTATTCCTCACCCAGGGGGTTGCAGTCGGGGGCGGGGGAGGCAGCAGCAGTGAGGAGTTTGCGCGGCGCTCAGGGGAGTTCACGACCCGCCGCCAGCTGTCCCTCATGGAACCGAGGCAGAACAGCTCCGGTCCCCAGCGCAGGGTAGACCAGCCCCCTCCGCCCGTCACCAGGGGCAGGACGCCGCCACACATGCTCCAGACGGCCTACCCTGGGCCGCGGCCCTCCAGCGGCAGCATGATGTCATCATCTCCCGACTGGGGGCCCAGTGGCGGCACCCGGTTGAGACAGCAGTCGTCCTCATCCAAAGGGGACAGTCCTGAGACCAAGCAGCACACCTTGCATAAA GCCCCCTCCCCTGTGAACCCCAATGCTCTGGACCGCACTGCTGCCTGGCTGTTGAATATGAATGTGCAGTATTTAGACCACGAGGGAGTTGACCCAGATACCAAGCACAGGGAAGACCTTCGAAGCAAAGAGGAGCTCACTCAAACCGAAAAG TACCAGCAGGAGATCGCCATCCTGCAGGACAAGCTGCGTCTGTCAGCCAAGAAGCTGGAGGAGTATGAGTGTCACCTGAAGGGCCAGGACGAGCAGACCCAGACGATGCTGCTGGAGTACCAGGCCCGCCTGGAGGACACAGAGGAGCGCCTGCGCCGGCAGCAGGACGACAAGGAGCTCCAGATGAAGAGCATCATCACCAG GCTGATGTCTGTTGAGGAGGAACTGAAGAAAGATCATTCGGATATGCAATCGATAGTGGACTCAAAACAGAAGATCATTGAAGCCCAG GAGAAACGCATCGCCTCTCTGGACTCGGCCAACACCCGCCTGATGAGCGCTCTGACCCAGCTGAAGGAGCGCTACAGCATGCAGACGCGCAACGGCATCTCCCCCACCAACCCCAGCAAACTCCAGATCACTGAGAACGGAGAGTTCAGGAACAGCAGCAACTGCTAG